A genomic segment from Polyangium mundeleinium encodes:
- a CDS encoding alpha-amylase family glycosyl hydrolase, with protein MNTFTALALSGLLVAPLLGAASCSSDDLNGFQPPDGLGGYDPGEKPPVLSGSGSGVGAGGPTGQGGAGGGEPPGPPMCDDSLKRCDYIFTLADMGQTSVVVRGNFAADGWDVGVPMTKANGQWEATVPIPYNQPVQYKFVIDGNNWINDPGNPNTIDDGFGGKNSLVSPTTCDPWTCDDPPEDSPVEAWRDAVLYFVFVDRFLDGDPSNNGTAVPNVPTASNYQGGDWQGVVNKIKDGYFTKLGVNSLWLTVPIDNTELAGFGNDGKNYSAYHGYWPKDFYKAEERFGTMAKLKELVDEAHKVNITVLIDYAANHAHDSAQVYNDNPSWFWPNANGSGGNCVCGEGCSWDGATTEKCWFTPYLPDFNYENAAARKYSIDNMVWWWQQTGIDGFRLDALKHMHMSWLTELRSRVTAEIDSVTGKHFYMVGETYTGDKSLIKKYVNPSTMLDGQFDFPLRAEICSKILMRQGTMQQLEGFLNGNDDAYGNGVMSTFIGNHDLPRVIHLAQQNPLWSDSWDGGKNMNWQNQPGLPAGQDAFERMANGFTLIMTTRGVPLIYYGDEIGLPGAGDPDNRRFMQWNGYSAGQTLLRTHLEKLGQIRKDHVALRRGKRSSLWASNDTMAYKMVHSTETVYVAINRGDTQGSVGNLPSGNLTNLLTGQAVSGPTVNLPPRSSMILVQ; from the coding sequence ATGAATACGTTCACAGCGCTCGCCCTCTCGGGCCTCCTCGTCGCGCCGCTGCTCGGCGCGGCGTCTTGCTCGAGCGACGACCTCAATGGCTTTCAGCCGCCTGATGGATTGGGCGGCTACGATCCCGGGGAAAAACCCCCGGTGCTCAGCGGCTCCGGCTCCGGCGTCGGCGCGGGTGGCCCCACGGGCCAGGGCGGCGCGGGCGGCGGCGAGCCCCCGGGCCCGCCCATGTGTGACGATAGCTTGAAGCGCTGCGATTACATCTTCACGCTCGCCGACATGGGCCAGACCAGCGTGGTCGTGCGCGGCAACTTCGCGGCCGACGGCTGGGACGTGGGCGTCCCCATGACGAAGGCGAACGGGCAATGGGAAGCCACTGTCCCGATTCCCTACAACCAGCCCGTCCAGTACAAGTTCGTCATCGATGGGAACAACTGGATCAACGACCCGGGCAACCCGAACACGATCGACGACGGGTTTGGTGGGAAAAACAGCCTCGTCTCGCCGACGACCTGCGACCCCTGGACGTGCGACGATCCGCCGGAGGACAGCCCCGTCGAGGCCTGGCGCGACGCGGTCCTTTATTTCGTCTTCGTAGACCGCTTCCTCGACGGCGACCCCTCGAACAACGGCACGGCCGTGCCGAACGTCCCGACGGCGTCCAATTACCAGGGCGGCGACTGGCAGGGCGTCGTCAACAAGATCAAGGACGGGTATTTCACGAAGCTCGGCGTGAACTCCCTCTGGCTCACGGTCCCGATCGACAACACCGAGCTCGCCGGCTTCGGCAACGACGGCAAGAACTACAGCGCTTACCACGGCTACTGGCCGAAGGACTTTTACAAGGCCGAGGAGCGCTTCGGCACGATGGCGAAGCTGAAGGAGCTCGTCGACGAGGCGCACAAGGTGAACATCACCGTCCTCATCGATTATGCGGCGAACCACGCGCACGACTCGGCGCAGGTCTACAACGACAACCCGAGCTGGTTCTGGCCGAACGCGAACGGCAGCGGCGGCAACTGCGTTTGCGGTGAGGGCTGCTCCTGGGACGGCGCGACCACCGAAAAATGCTGGTTCACGCCCTACCTGCCCGATTTCAATTACGAGAACGCGGCGGCGCGCAAGTACAGCATCGACAACATGGTCTGGTGGTGGCAGCAGACGGGCATCGACGGCTTCCGCCTCGACGCGTTGAAGCACATGCACATGTCGTGGCTGACCGAGCTCCGCTCGCGCGTCACGGCCGAGATCGACTCCGTCACGGGCAAGCATTTCTACATGGTCGGCGAGACGTACACGGGCGACAAATCGCTCATCAAGAAATACGTCAATCCGTCGACCATGCTCGACGGCCAGTTCGATTTCCCGCTCCGCGCGGAGATCTGCTCGAAGATCCTCATGCGCCAGGGCACGATGCAGCAGCTCGAAGGGTTCTTGAACGGCAACGACGACGCTTACGGAAATGGCGTCATGAGCACGTTCATCGGCAACCACGACCTGCCGCGTGTCATTCATCTGGCCCAGCAAAACCCGCTCTGGAGCGATTCCTGGGACGGCGGCAAGAACATGAACTGGCAAAACCAGCCGGGCCTGCCCGCCGGTCAGGACGCATTCGAGCGCATGGCGAACGGGTTCACGCTCATCATGACCACGCGCGGCGTCCCGCTCATCTATTACGGAGACGAGATCGGCCTGCCCGGCGCGGGTGACCCGGACAACCGGCGTTTCATGCAATGGAACGGGTACTCCGCCGGCCAGACCTTGCTCCGCACGCACCTCGAAAAGCTCGGCCAGATTCGCAAGGATCACGTCGCGCTCCGGCGCGGCAAGCGCTCGTCGCTATGGGCCTCGAACGATACGATGGCCTACAAGATGGTGCACTCGACCGAGACGGTCTACGTCGCCATCAACCGCGGCGACACGCAGGGATCCGTCGGAAACTTGCCGAGCGGCAACCTCACGAACTTGCTCACGGGTCAGGCCGTGAGTGGACCCACCGTAAACCTGCCGCCGCGCAGCTCGATGATTCTCGTGCAGTAA
- a CDS encoding alpha-amylase family glycosyl hydrolase, which produces MRTTSFLHAWVLVLGLASAGCGGPEFPRRDCATVIWAEPGSGGDIRVEGSWDGWAEAKPLEQRDDGWFLLPLNLSPGEYGYRMVQGGKRSLDRLNPLTTWKGEEEVSLAMAESCGAPEIRVDAVDVSGDEVTVSGVFLAAPEGSALDPASLRAEHRGGGEILPWNAQAADGRFTFVARGLGRGKHTFTLRGADESGAEASPKIAVAWIDPTQNAWNEGLLYHLMIDRFRGDGGAPLAPLPPDKSGSRAGGTLDGVRAEIERGTFDELGVTALWISPVYTNPIEIREGRGDGRPYEGYHGYWPLESRGVEPRIGGEDALRTMVDEAHRHGIRVIFDLVPNHVYEHNERYLANRNKGWFNDGLDKCVCGSPGCGWSEKLSTCWFTSYMPDVRFEHPDSMRAEVDDAIFWMKEFDADGVRIDAVPMMPRAATRRITHAFGRLAAGKDALFSIGEVFTGPGAAGIESIRYFLGPHTLSGAFDFPLMWKLREVFGLDRGSLSELEDVLVSTDAAIEGSGAVLGRMLDNHDTSRFVSEVTGDGANDPWYDKPAQPTDPIVYARAKMALAFILTLHGLPVLYYGDELALAGAGDPDSRRVMPDPAAIGPLQSEVRDLVRRLGQLRRCSLALRTGTRRPIVATKDEYAYLRDAGDGDPVLVFFARKTALVSVPTGAVPLGSYVDVLSGETIEITAGGAVPLEAHSFRVLVRAGSPCRNPSP; this is translated from the coding sequence ATGCGAACGACGTCCTTCCTTCACGCATGGGTTTTGGTGCTCGGGCTTGCCTCCGCGGGCTGCGGCGGACCCGAATTCCCGCGACGTGATTGCGCGACCGTGATCTGGGCCGAACCCGGCTCGGGAGGCGACATCCGCGTCGAGGGGAGCTGGGACGGCTGGGCCGAGGCGAAGCCCTTGGAGCAACGCGACGACGGATGGTTTCTACTCCCATTGAATCTTTCTCCCGGGGAGTACGGATACCGCATGGTCCAGGGGGGCAAGCGCTCGCTCGACCGGCTCAATCCGTTGACCACGTGGAAGGGCGAGGAGGAGGTCTCGCTCGCGATGGCCGAGAGCTGCGGTGCGCCGGAGATTCGTGTCGACGCCGTCGACGTTTCTGGCGATGAGGTCACGGTGAGCGGCGTGTTTCTGGCGGCGCCCGAGGGATCCGCGCTCGACCCTGCGTCGCTGCGGGCCGAGCATCGCGGCGGCGGCGAGATATTGCCCTGGAACGCCCAGGCGGCGGACGGGCGATTCACGTTCGTCGCGCGCGGGCTCGGCCGCGGTAAGCATACATTCACCCTCCGCGGCGCCGATGAATCCGGCGCCGAGGCGAGCCCAAAGATCGCCGTCGCGTGGATCGATCCGACGCAGAACGCGTGGAACGAGGGGCTCCTGTATCACCTCATGATCGACCGTTTCCGCGGCGACGGGGGCGCGCCGCTCGCGCCGCTACCTCCGGACAAATCCGGCTCTCGCGCGGGCGGGACGCTCGACGGCGTGCGCGCGGAAATCGAGCGCGGCACGTTCGACGAGCTTGGCGTCACGGCGCTCTGGATTTCGCCGGTCTACACGAATCCGATCGAGATCCGCGAGGGCCGCGGCGACGGCCGGCCTTATGAGGGATATCACGGCTACTGGCCGCTCGAATCGCGCGGGGTCGAGCCGCGGATCGGCGGCGAGGACGCCCTCCGCACCATGGTCGACGAGGCGCATCGGCACGGGATCCGCGTGATCTTCGACCTCGTGCCGAACCACGTCTACGAGCACAACGAGCGATATCTCGCGAACCGGAACAAAGGCTGGTTCAACGACGGCCTCGACAAATGCGTGTGCGGCTCGCCTGGCTGCGGCTGGAGCGAAAAGCTCTCCACGTGCTGGTTTACCTCGTACATGCCCGACGTGCGATTCGAGCACCCCGATTCGATGCGGGCCGAGGTCGACGACGCCATCTTCTGGATGAAGGAGTTCGACGCGGACGGCGTGCGCATCGACGCCGTTCCCATGATGCCGCGCGCGGCCACGCGCCGGATCACGCACGCATTCGGCCGCCTCGCGGCCGGCAAGGACGCGCTCTTCTCGATCGGCGAGGTCTTCACCGGCCCCGGCGCGGCCGGCATCGAGAGCATTCGGTATTTCCTGGGCCCGCATACCCTCTCCGGTGCCTTCGATTTCCCGCTCATGTGGAAGCTCCGTGAGGTCTTTGGCCTCGACCGCGGCAGCCTCTCCGAGCTCGAAGACGTCCTCGTCTCGACCGACGCCGCCATTGAAGGCTCGGGCGCGGTGCTCGGCCGCATGCTCGACAACCACGACACCTCGCGGTTCGTCTCCGAGGTGACGGGCGACGGCGCGAACGACCCCTGGTACGACAAACCCGCGCAGCCGACGGATCCCATCGTGTATGCGCGGGCGAAGATGGCGCTTGCGTTCATTCTGACGCTGCACGGTCTGCCCGTTCTTTATTATGGCGACGAGCTCGCGCTCGCGGGCGCCGGGGATCCGGACTCGCGCCGGGTGATGCCAGATCCTGCGGCGATCGGCCCTTTGCAATCGGAGGTGCGGGACCTCGTCCGAAGGCTCGGCCAGTTGCGCCGCTGCTCGCTAGCGCTTCGTACGGGCACGCGCAGGCCCATCGTGGCGACCAAGGACGAATATGCTTATTTGCGGGACGCGGGGGATGGGGATCCCGTGCTCGTGTTTTTCGCGCGCAAGACGGCGCTCGTCTCCGTGCCGACCGGCGCCGTGCCGCTCGGCAGCTACGTCGACGTTCTCTCCGGCGAGACGATCGAGATTACCGCCGGCGGCGCCGTTCCGCTCGAAGCCCACTCCTTCCGCGTGCTCGTGCGCGCGGGGAGCCCTTGCCGCAACCCCTCACCTTGA
- a CDS encoding AAA family ATPase: protein MSGLGKGDERGQTTLAGLLASGMQTPEAAARLTLALALALDELHRAGRAHGDLSPATILVEPASGDAFLADAGPRSGADGRGPVRESSLAYAAPERTRRASRGFDGRADLYSLGAILYEMLTSAPPFVSADPLALAHAHLARAPVPVHERDAAIPRVLSDITQKLLAKAPAERYQAGRALALDLERFLREGPDAAPFPLGTGDGPDDRRIWDKTFGREAEARAIAASARRAMSGAPELVLVVGPAGSGKSTLVAEAREQIIHQSGLFVATKPKEGAAPRAPLAEVVTALARRALAEPEARLDAIRARLLVALDGQGAPLEDLAPDVALVLGQSPPLPDLGAAEARRRVGRAVCLFLRVFCEHWPLVAVFFDDLDHADPETLAILADVLADEGISRLLVLGAAHEEDTAPAQPLGAFLESITPRGVTLQKIVLGPLESEDVGRIVANVLSVAEHEVATLARLLHRKSRGNPFLVLHVLDALFSEGLVDRDPTTNAVRWDERRILEVPIPDDAARFVAERLSKLSPGARRALAAAAVLGHGFEQDKLQGILGAPEADLSGPLAEAIDLGMIVPGTGTYHFVHEKVREAARSLLEGDERARVHLAIGRGMRAEAGAEGDRLFEIAHHFREGALLLDDPDERLSVAHLLFEAGRKAQSQAAFHVAVDFYDASAALLSASALASDPAFALVFFSSWAECVYIEGHAERAEALFSEALSHAGTPLERARVHGQRLALQVSRGRYMDAISAGREGLSELGVLLPERGAEAASLPAALADIARLVGGRTPEDLVRAPRIADPRVVAQLDLLTALVPPTYIADQALYLVVIVRLVAACVEHGHADVASYAYASYALMLAMILGDGTASRAFFELAALLEDRIENPALRGRTSWTIGACSTPFLSVRRALPFVERALVRSLEVGDVPYVSYSLYLGVALRYWAGEPLASVREAWAKATGILPGVRDPLATYTLAAFGRMLAALDGRTRAPASFDGDHFDDVAFVETIEPNSGYAACMHHALRTQLCLLHGDLDGALVWAERTEGQMAASMWLYLETFATFLVALTFAVRLAGADEAERARLKERLAPYHAKLGAWLGLFPDNWLPLHRLISAEIHAAEGRHGEARELYDEAIESARTNGFVHHEALASERAAHYYAGRGRHELSRPYLEAAMRAYARWGASAKVRDLEARHPDVFGGTSPEQGGSGSADKPARVAERPSRGGRSLDAMAIVRAAQAIAGEIDLDRLLERLLRTVLEVAGADRAALVLAREGELFVGASLTVDGAEVGSMRPLAEASGVAPSVVQYVARTRSQVVMGRGASSTPFEADSHLGLAAPRSFLGLPLVHRDALSGVLYLENRLVEDAFSEDRVELLSLLSSQAAIALENALLLTDVRRRTDELARANDGLQAELLRRAKAEAERASFEQAMIEMQRARLAELSAPLVPITDKVMVIPLIGAMDAGRAEDLLRVALEGASKRALRALIIDITGVRVVDTHVASRLLDTVRAVELLGAEVVITGIRGDVAQALVKLDIDFGAKVPTRSTLQAGIAYALSRGRR from the coding sequence ATGAGCGGCCTGGGGAAAGGGGACGAGCGCGGGCAAACGACCCTCGCCGGCCTCCTCGCGTCTGGAATGCAAACCCCCGAGGCGGCCGCGCGCCTCACGCTCGCGCTCGCCCTCGCGCTCGACGAGCTTCATCGCGCAGGCCGTGCCCACGGCGATCTCTCGCCTGCGACGATCCTCGTCGAGCCCGCGTCGGGCGACGCATTCCTCGCCGACGCCGGCCCTCGCAGCGGCGCCGATGGGCGTGGCCCGGTCCGCGAGTCCTCGCTCGCGTATGCGGCCCCGGAGCGCACGCGGCGCGCGAGCCGCGGCTTCGACGGACGCGCCGATCTGTATTCGCTCGGCGCCATCCTGTATGAAATGCTCACGAGCGCGCCGCCGTTCGTCTCCGCCGATCCCTTGGCGCTCGCCCACGCGCACCTCGCGCGCGCGCCCGTGCCCGTGCACGAGCGGGATGCGGCCATCCCGCGCGTGCTCTCGGATATCACGCAGAAGCTCCTCGCGAAGGCGCCCGCGGAGCGATACCAGGCGGGCCGCGCGCTCGCGCTCGACCTCGAACGATTCTTGCGCGAAGGCCCCGACGCCGCGCCGTTTCCCCTCGGCACCGGCGACGGTCCCGACGATCGGCGTATCTGGGACAAAACCTTTGGCCGCGAAGCGGAGGCCCGCGCAATTGCTGCATCCGCGCGGCGGGCCATGTCGGGCGCGCCCGAGCTCGTGCTCGTCGTGGGTCCGGCCGGCTCTGGAAAATCCACGCTCGTCGCAGAGGCGCGCGAGCAAATCATCCACCAGAGTGGCCTGTTTGTCGCGACGAAACCCAAGGAAGGCGCAGCGCCCCGCGCGCCCCTCGCCGAAGTCGTCACGGCCCTCGCGCGCCGCGCCCTCGCCGAGCCGGAAGCGCGCCTCGACGCGATCCGCGCGCGCCTCCTCGTGGCCCTCGACGGTCAGGGCGCGCCGCTCGAAGACCTCGCGCCCGACGTGGCCCTCGTCCTCGGACAATCGCCGCCGCTGCCCGATCTCGGGGCCGCTGAAGCACGCCGCCGCGTGGGGCGCGCGGTTTGCCTGTTCCTTCGGGTCTTCTGCGAGCACTGGCCGCTCGTCGCCGTCTTTTTCGACGACCTCGATCACGCCGATCCCGAAACGCTCGCCATTCTCGCCGACGTCCTCGCTGACGAGGGCATCTCGCGCCTGCTCGTCCTCGGCGCGGCGCACGAGGAGGACACGGCGCCCGCGCAGCCGCTCGGTGCATTCCTCGAATCCATCACCCCGCGTGGCGTCACCCTTCAAAAGATCGTCCTCGGCCCGCTCGAATCCGAGGACGTCGGGCGTATCGTCGCGAACGTCCTCTCCGTCGCCGAGCACGAGGTCGCGACGCTCGCGCGCCTCTTGCACCGCAAATCACGCGGCAATCCTTTCCTTGTCCTGCACGTGCTCGACGCCCTCTTTTCCGAGGGCCTCGTCGATCGGGATCCTACGACGAACGCCGTTCGCTGGGACGAACGGCGTATCCTCGAAGTGCCCATTCCGGATGACGCTGCCCGTTTCGTGGCCGAGCGGTTGAGCAAGCTCTCGCCCGGGGCGCGCCGCGCCCTCGCTGCTGCGGCCGTGCTGGGGCATGGATTCGAGCAAGACAAACTCCAAGGGATCCTCGGCGCGCCCGAGGCCGATCTCTCCGGACCGCTCGCCGAGGCGATCGATCTGGGGATGATCGTCCCGGGCACCGGCACCTACCATTTCGTGCACGAAAAAGTGCGCGAGGCGGCCCGATCGCTGCTCGAAGGGGACGAGCGGGCGCGCGTGCACCTCGCGATCGGCCGCGGGATGCGCGCCGAGGCCGGCGCCGAAGGCGATCGCCTCTTCGAGATCGCCCACCATTTTCGTGAAGGCGCCTTGCTGCTCGACGACCCGGACGAACGCCTCTCCGTCGCGCATCTGCTCTTCGAGGCGGGCCGCAAGGCCCAATCGCAGGCAGCTTTCCACGTCGCCGTCGATTTCTACGACGCCTCGGCCGCGCTCCTCTCGGCGTCCGCGCTCGCCTCCGATCCGGCGTTTGCCCTCGTGTTCTTCTCCTCGTGGGCCGAATGCGTGTATATCGAGGGACACGCCGAACGCGCCGAGGCACTCTTTTCCGAGGCGCTCTCGCACGCGGGTACGCCGCTCGAACGGGCGCGCGTGCACGGGCAGCGCCTCGCCCTCCAGGTGTCGCGCGGCCGTTATATGGATGCAATCTCCGCCGGGCGCGAGGGTTTGTCCGAGCTAGGCGTTCTTTTGCCCGAACGAGGGGCCGAGGCCGCTTCGCTCCCTGCGGCGCTCGCCGATATCGCGCGCCTCGTCGGCGGGCGCACGCCGGAGGACCTCGTCCGCGCCCCGCGCATCGCAGATCCGCGTGTCGTCGCGCAGCTCGATCTGCTCACGGCGCTCGTCCCGCCCACGTACATCGCAGATCAGGCGCTTTACCTCGTCGTCATCGTACGGCTCGTCGCCGCCTGCGTCGAGCACGGCCACGCCGACGTCGCGTCGTACGCGTACGCCAGTTACGCGCTCATGCTGGCGATGATCCTCGGCGACGGGACGGCCTCGCGGGCTTTTTTCGAGCTCGCGGCGTTGCTCGAAGATCGCATCGAAAACCCGGCGCTCCGCGGCAGGACGTCCTGGACCATCGGCGCGTGCTCCACGCCGTTCTTGTCCGTCCGGCGCGCGCTCCCGTTCGTCGAGCGCGCGCTCGTCCGTAGCCTCGAAGTGGGCGACGTCCCGTACGTCTCGTATTCGCTTTATCTCGGCGTCGCCCTGCGGTACTGGGCGGGCGAGCCGCTCGCCTCGGTGCGCGAGGCCTGGGCCAAAGCCACGGGGATCCTGCCGGGCGTGCGGGATCCGCTCGCCACATACACACTCGCCGCATTCGGCCGGATGCTCGCCGCCCTCGACGGGCGCACGCGGGCGCCGGCCTCGTTCGACGGCGACCATTTTGACGACGTAGCGTTTGTCGAGACGATTGAGCCCAATTCCGGATATGCAGCGTGCATGCACCACGCCCTGCGGACGCAGCTCTGCTTGCTCCACGGCGATCTCGACGGCGCGCTCGTATGGGCCGAGCGCACCGAGGGGCAGATGGCCGCGAGCATGTGGCTCTACCTGGAGACCTTCGCCACCTTCCTCGTCGCCCTCACATTCGCGGTGCGCCTCGCCGGCGCGGACGAGGCCGAGCGCGCGCGCTTGAAGGAACGCCTCGCGCCGTACCACGCGAAGCTCGGCGCCTGGCTCGGGCTTTTTCCGGACAACTGGCTCCCGCTGCATCGCCTCATCTCTGCGGAGATTCACGCGGCGGAGGGGCGTCACGGCGAGGCCCGCGAGCTCTACGACGAGGCGATCGAATCGGCCCGGACAAACGGATTCGTCCACCACGAGGCGCTCGCCTCCGAGCGCGCGGCGCATTATTACGCCGGCCGCGGGCGGCACGAGCTTTCGCGCCCGTACCTCGAAGCGGCGATGCGCGCGTATGCGCGCTGGGGCGCGAGCGCGAAGGTGCGCGACCTCGAAGCGCGGCACCCCGACGTCTTTGGAGGCACTTCGCCCGAACAGGGGGGGAGCGGCTCCGCGGACAAACCGGCGCGCGTCGCCGAACGCCCCTCGCGCGGCGGCAGGTCGCTCGACGCGATGGCCATCGTGCGGGCGGCGCAGGCCATTGCCGGCGAAATCGACCTCGATCGTCTGCTCGAACGCCTCCTCCGCACGGTGCTCGAGGTCGCGGGCGCCGACCGCGCCGCGCTCGTCCTCGCGCGCGAAGGGGAGCTTTTCGTCGGCGCCAGCTTGACTGTCGACGGCGCCGAGGTCGGCTCCATGCGCCCGCTCGCCGAGGCCTCCGGCGTCGCGCCGAGCGTCGTGCAATACGTCGCGCGCACGCGTTCACAGGTCGTCATGGGTCGCGGCGCGTCCAGCACGCCGTTCGAGGCCGATTCTCACCTCGGCCTCGCCGCGCCCCGATCCTTCCTCGGATTGCCGCTCGTCCACCGCGACGCCCTCTCGGGCGTCCTTTATCTCGAAAATCGCCTCGTCGAGGACGCATTCTCGGAGGACCGCGTCGAGCTGCTCTCGCTCCTCTCGTCGCAGGCGGCGATCGCCCTCGAAAATGCGCTCCTCCTCACCGATGTGCGGCGCCGGACGGACGAGCTCGCGCGGGCGAACGATGGCCTCCAGGCCGAGCTTTTGCGCCGCGCCAAGGCCGAGGCGGAGCGCGCCTCGTTCGAGCAGGCGATGATCGAAATGCAGCGCGCGCGCCTGGCCGAGCTTTCTGCGCCGCTCGTGCCGATCACCGACAAGGTCATGGTGATCCCGCTCATCGGCGCGATGGACGCCGGGCGCGCCGAGGATCTCCTGCGCGTCGCGCTCGAAGGCGCGAGCAAGCGGGCCTTGCGCGCGCTCATCATCGACATCACGGGCGTCCGTGTGGTCGACACCCACGTCGCGAGCCGCCTTCTCGACACGGTCCGCGCGGTCGAATTGCTCGGCGCCGAGGTCGTGATCACGGGTATCCGAGGCGACGTCGCGCAGGCGCTCGTGAAGCTCGACATCGACTTCGGCGCGAAGGTCCCCACGCGGAGCACGCTCCAGGCGGGGATCGCGTATGCCCTCTCCCGCGGTCGACGCTAG